The Clarias gariepinus isolate MV-2021 ecotype Netherlands chromosome 7, CGAR_prim_01v2, whole genome shotgun sequence genome includes a window with the following:
- the zc3h18 gene encoding zinc finger CCCH domain-containing protein 18 isoform X1, whose product MDTPESPTQSPQSPDEEEKGFSDSELLESLESPAEEGNAVSDSELLNDAEGDSDFDDDDEQGELGGAVQEDISDLEDDVVDRGASAHLQESAMLECRQRQSRSPEHEGEEEILETPRSPDPDSPEPELDRPFTPADGEQEDVRQEDEDDGGDWTTRSSLSRQELDEEDDEEEERRQRRLIVVSEMKQDSPSVSRDLDEHELDYDEEVPEEPSTAALEEEDTEKGPATEDGDEDEEEKKRKKERNLILPPDSQVKKSEEAKSYERGRRDSFRDKKKDEDDGEIDEGEIDDDDLEEGEVKDPTDRKTRPRPICRFFMKGNCTWGMICRFIHPGVNDKGNYSLISKPDPFSPNGAPPGGGGPHPLMPSNPWTGPPVEELPPPPLPAEPPVESAWERGLRHAKEVLKKATIRKEQEPDFEEKRFNVTIGEDEWEFDKENDFFRERGYRITREIRDPGEVDFRDPVYADPYGDPYYDYEMEAFWRGGQYENFRVQYTETPLPYHYTDRERDPRERHRERERERERDHRERERRQREREREREREREKERLRRKEEWERDRLKRDEKEGRPRERPLREPREKKEEKDKSLKPRSPIGMPPRGPMEPQPKKDSVPMVKRPDEWKDPWRRSKSPRRRPGLMGSPPRGRRRHRPSGSSVSLSNSSRSSSRSSSYTGSGSSHSRSRSRSSSLSSYSTHSSQHSSFTGSRSRSRSYSSSPSPTPSAQRNAGKNKAEQPPGVVKGHPLKPGTLPPPRREKGPSKKIPSPSLQGKPLKPIVEGVKPPNLRDVGRPAAPREPSKPPNVREGRSKDRQPADPRRRTLSGSVSGSGSSYSGSSSRSRSRSSSASVSRSGSHKSRSLSVSSVSSVSSASSSSSSVRSADSEDMYADLASPVSSASSRPPTPSHVRKERGLPRDRDGNKDRVGKPTKKEETFKDERKRIDQSGIPPKADPGMPRSGPGNRGHPTNAQPMGPAAGYGSHKDIKLTLLNKQQADRSNRKRYFPADKERPTSPLGKRMALSPDRGRDRRPGRSPLSPRMERPRGQGPRPMPPQGDRKRPQSPPPKSSGKSLTSSAGKAPAPAPGSGKPSSTLSRREELLKQLKAVEDAIARKRAKIPGK is encoded by the exons ATGGACACCCCTGAGAGCCCCACTCAGTCTCCACAATCTCCTGATGAGGAAGAGAAAGGATTCTCTGACAGTGAACTTCTGGAGTCACTAGAGTCCCCAGCAGAGGAAGGCAATGCGGTTTCTGATAGCGAGTTACTGAACGATGCAGAAGGAGATTCAGATTTCGACGATGATGATGAGCAGGGTGAGTTGGGTGGTGCAGTTCAAGAGGACATTTCTGATTTAGAAGATGATGTAGTGGACAGAGGTGCAAGTGCCCACCTGCAGGAGAGTGCCATGCTGGAATGCAGGCAGCGCCAGAGCCGATCACCTGAACatgaaggagaggaggaaatCCTTGAGACTCCCAGATCACCAGACCCTGATTCCCCAGAGCCAGAGCTGGATCGGCCATTCACCCCTGCTGATGGAGAGCAGGAAGATGTCAGGCAGGAAGATGAGGATGATGGAGGAGACTGGACCACCAGGTCCAGCTTGAGTCGTCAAGAGCTGGACGAAGAGGATGACGAGGAGGAGGAAAGGAGACAAAGGAGGCTCATTGTAGTCAGCGAAATGAAGCAGGATTCGCCCTCCGTGTCCAGAGATTTGGACGAGCACGAGCTCGACTATGATGAGGAAGTGCCAGAGGAGCCTAGCACAGCTGCACTGGAGGAAGAAGACACAGAAAAGGGGCCTGCAACAGAGGATGGGgatgaagatgaggaggagaagaaaagaaaaaaggagaggaaCCTAATCTTGCCACCTGATTCTCAGGTGAAAAAATCAGAAGAGGCAAAAAGCTATGAGCGGGGTAGAAGGGATTCTTTCCGTgataaaaagaaagatgaaGATGATGGCGAGATTGACGAAGGAGAAATTGAC GATGATGACCTTGAGGAAGGTGAAGTTAAGGACCCAACAGACAGAAAAACACGTCCCAGACCTATCTGCAGATTCTTTATGAAGG GTAACTGCACCTGGGGAATGATCTGTAGATTTATTCACCCAGGAGTGAATGACAAAGGCAACTACTCCCTCATCTCTAAGCCAGATCCTTTCTCTCCAAATGGAGCTCCTCCTGGGGGCGGAGGCCCTCACCCACTCATGCCATCCAACCCCTGG ACTGGTCCCCCTGTAGAGGAGTTGCCTCCACCCCCTCTTCCTGCGGAGCCTCCAGTGGAGAGTGCCTGGGAAAGAGGTCTCCGACATGCCAAAGAG GTGTTAAAGAAAGCCACAATCCGTAAAGAGCAGGAGCCTGACTTTGAGGAAAAACGCTTCAATGTTACAATTGGTGAAGATGAATGGGAATTTGACAAAGAAAATGACTTCTTCAGGGAACGAGGCTATCGCATTACAAGGGAAATCAGAGATCCTGG TGAAGTGGATTTCAGAGACCCGGTTTATGC tgacCCATATGGGGATCCTTATTATGACTATGAAATGGAGGCCTTCTGGAGAGGTGGTCAATATGAGAACTTCAGAGTGCAGTACACAGAGACTCCTCTGCCTTACCACTACACG GATCGAGAAAGAGATCCTCGTGAGCGGCACAGAGAGAGGGAGCGTGAACGTGAGAGAGATCACCGTGAGCGGGAGCGCAGGCAAAGGGAGCGTGAAAGAGAGCGGGAACGGGAGCGTGAAAAAGAGAGGTTGCGCAGAAAAGAAGAGTGGGAACGGGATCGCCTGAAACGAGATGAGAAAGAAGGGAGACCTAGAGAACGACCTTTAAGGGAGCCACGTgagaagaaagaagagaaggaCAAGTCTCTTAAACCACGTTCTCCTATCGGAATGCCTCCCCG aggGCCAATGGAGCCGCAGCCAAAGAAAGATTCCGTGCCTATGGTGAAGCGGCCAGATGAATGGAAAGACCCTTGGCGCAGGTCAAAGTCTCCAAGGCGAAGACCAGGCCTCATGGGGTCCCCACCTCGGGGCCGCAGGAGACATAGGCCCTCTGGCTCATCTGTATCACTCTCTAACTCATCGCG GTCATCATCGCGGTCTTCTTCATACACAGGTTCCGGTTCCTCTCACTCGAGGTCACGTTCACGGTCTTCATCTCTCAGCTCTTATTCAACCCACTCTTCCCAACATAGCTCTTTTACAGGCAGCCGTTCCAG aTCGAGATCCTATTCATCATCTCCCTCTCCGACGCCTTCTGCTCAGAGAAACGCAGGCAAGAATAAAGCTGAGCAACCACCTGGAGTAGTGAAAGG CCACCCACTGAAGCCCGGTACACTGCCCCCTCCTCGCAGGGAGAAAGGCCCCTCTAAAAAGATACCCAGTCCGTCATTGCAAGGCAAACCTCTGAAACCTATAGTGGAAGGAGTAAAACCACCCAACCTCCGTGATGTGGGCAGACCAGCTGCGCCAAGGGAACCATCAAAACCACCCAATGTAAGGGAGGGCCGCAGCAAAGACAGACAGCCGGCTGATCCTCgcag ACGGACGTTAAGTGGCAGTGTGAGTGGCAGTGGCAGCAGTTACTCAGGCTCCAGCTCTCGCTCCAGATCTCGATCATCTTCCGCTTCTGTTTCTCGGTCTGGATCCCACAAGTCCAG GTCTCTGTCAGTGAGCAGCGTGTCATCAGTGTCATCTGCCTCCTCAAGCAGCAGCTCAGTGCGCAGTGCTGATTCTGAGGATATGTATGCTGACCTTGCCAGTCCTGTGTCCTCAGCTAGCTCCCGTCCACCCACTCCAAGTCACGTGCGCAAGGAAAGAGGACTCCCGCGAGACAGGGATGGCAATAAAGACAGAG TAGGAAAGCCCACGAAGAAAGAGGAGACCTTTAAAGATGAAAGGAAAAGGATCGATCAGTCTGGCATCCCGCCCAAAGCAGACCCAGGCATGCCCAGATCCGGCCCTGGAAACCGAGGGCACCCGACAAATGCACAACCCATGGGTCCTGCAGCAGGCTATGGTTCACATAAGGATATCAAACTTACCTTACTTAACAAG CAACAAGCAGACAGAAGCAATAGAAAGAGGTACTTCCCTGCAGACAAAGAGAGACCAACATCTCCCCTCGGCAAGAGAATGGCACTGTCTCCTGATAGAG GTCGAGACAGGAGGCCTGGACGTTCCCCACTCTCACCTAGAATGGAGCGGCCAAGAGGTCAAGGCCCCCGGCCCATGCCTCCACAGGGAGACAG GAAACGACCCCAGTCCCCACCACCCAAGTCTTCTGGAAAAAGCCTCACGTCGTCAGCTGGTAAAGCTCCAGCCCCTGCACCAGGCTCGGGCAAACCTAGCAGCACACTTTCACGCAGAGAGGAGTTGCTGAAGCAGCTGAAGGCTGTGGAGGATGCCATTGCCCGCAAAAGGGCTAAAATCCCTGGGAAATGA
- the zc3h18 gene encoding zinc finger CCCH domain-containing protein 18 isoform X3 gives MDTPESPTQSPQSPDEEEKGFSDSELLESLESPAEEGNAVSDSELLNDAEGDSDFDDDDEQGELGGAVQEDISDLEDDVVDRGASAHLQESAMLECRQRQSRSPEHEGEEEILETPRSPDPDSPEPELDRPFTPADGEQEDVRQEDEDDGGDWTTRSSLSRQELDEEDDEEEERRQRRLIVVSEMKQDSPSVSRDLDEHELDYDEEVPEEPSTAALEEEDTEKGPATEDGDEDEEEKKRKKERNLILPPDSQVKKSEEAKSYERGRRDSFRDKKKDEDDGEIDEGEIDDDDLEEGEVKDPTDRKTRPRPICRFFMKGNCTWGMICRFIHPGVNDKGNYSLISKPDPFSPNGAPPGGGGPHPLMPSNPWTGPPVEELPPPPLPAEPPVESAWERGLRHAKEVLKKATIRKEQEPDFEEKRFNVTIGEDEWEFDKENDFFRERGYRITREIRDPGEVDFRDPVYADPYGDPYYDYEMEAFWRGGQYENFRVQYTETPLPYHYTDRERDPRERHRERERERERDHRERERRQREREREREREREKERLRRKEEWERDRLKRDEKEGRPRERPLREPREKKEEKDKSLKPRSPIGMPPRGPMEPQPKKDSVPMVKRPDEWKDPWRRSKSPRRRPGLMGSPPRGRRRHRPSGSSVSLSNSSRSSSRSSSYTGSGSSHSRSRSRSSSLSSYSTHSSQHSSFTGSRSSHPLKPGTLPPPRREKGPSKKIPSPSLQGKPLKPIVEGVKPPNLRDVGRPAAPREPSKPPNVREGRSKDRQPADPRRRTLSGSVSGSGSSYSGSSSRSRSRSSSASVSRSGSHKSRSLSVSSVSSVSSASSSSSSVRSADSEDMYADLASPVSSASSRPPTPSHVRKERGLPRDRDGNKDRVGKPTKKEETFKDERKRIDQSGIPPKADPGMPRSGPGNRGHPTNAQPMGPAAGYGSHKDIKLTLLNKQQADRSNRKRYFPADKERPTSPLGKRMALSPDRGRDRRPGRSPLSPRMERPRGQGPRPMPPQGDRKRPQSPPPKSSGKSLTSSAGKAPAPAPGSGKPSSTLSRREELLKQLKAVEDAIARKRAKIPGK, from the exons ATGGACACCCCTGAGAGCCCCACTCAGTCTCCACAATCTCCTGATGAGGAAGAGAAAGGATTCTCTGACAGTGAACTTCTGGAGTCACTAGAGTCCCCAGCAGAGGAAGGCAATGCGGTTTCTGATAGCGAGTTACTGAACGATGCAGAAGGAGATTCAGATTTCGACGATGATGATGAGCAGGGTGAGTTGGGTGGTGCAGTTCAAGAGGACATTTCTGATTTAGAAGATGATGTAGTGGACAGAGGTGCAAGTGCCCACCTGCAGGAGAGTGCCATGCTGGAATGCAGGCAGCGCCAGAGCCGATCACCTGAACatgaaggagaggaggaaatCCTTGAGACTCCCAGATCACCAGACCCTGATTCCCCAGAGCCAGAGCTGGATCGGCCATTCACCCCTGCTGATGGAGAGCAGGAAGATGTCAGGCAGGAAGATGAGGATGATGGAGGAGACTGGACCACCAGGTCCAGCTTGAGTCGTCAAGAGCTGGACGAAGAGGATGACGAGGAGGAGGAAAGGAGACAAAGGAGGCTCATTGTAGTCAGCGAAATGAAGCAGGATTCGCCCTCCGTGTCCAGAGATTTGGACGAGCACGAGCTCGACTATGATGAGGAAGTGCCAGAGGAGCCTAGCACAGCTGCACTGGAGGAAGAAGACACAGAAAAGGGGCCTGCAACAGAGGATGGGgatgaagatgaggaggagaagaaaagaaaaaaggagaggaaCCTAATCTTGCCACCTGATTCTCAGGTGAAAAAATCAGAAGAGGCAAAAAGCTATGAGCGGGGTAGAAGGGATTCTTTCCGTgataaaaagaaagatgaaGATGATGGCGAGATTGACGAAGGAGAAATTGAC GATGATGACCTTGAGGAAGGTGAAGTTAAGGACCCAACAGACAGAAAAACACGTCCCAGACCTATCTGCAGATTCTTTATGAAGG GTAACTGCACCTGGGGAATGATCTGTAGATTTATTCACCCAGGAGTGAATGACAAAGGCAACTACTCCCTCATCTCTAAGCCAGATCCTTTCTCTCCAAATGGAGCTCCTCCTGGGGGCGGAGGCCCTCACCCACTCATGCCATCCAACCCCTGG ACTGGTCCCCCTGTAGAGGAGTTGCCTCCACCCCCTCTTCCTGCGGAGCCTCCAGTGGAGAGTGCCTGGGAAAGAGGTCTCCGACATGCCAAAGAG GTGTTAAAGAAAGCCACAATCCGTAAAGAGCAGGAGCCTGACTTTGAGGAAAAACGCTTCAATGTTACAATTGGTGAAGATGAATGGGAATTTGACAAAGAAAATGACTTCTTCAGGGAACGAGGCTATCGCATTACAAGGGAAATCAGAGATCCTGG TGAAGTGGATTTCAGAGACCCGGTTTATGC tgacCCATATGGGGATCCTTATTATGACTATGAAATGGAGGCCTTCTGGAGAGGTGGTCAATATGAGAACTTCAGAGTGCAGTACACAGAGACTCCTCTGCCTTACCACTACACG GATCGAGAAAGAGATCCTCGTGAGCGGCACAGAGAGAGGGAGCGTGAACGTGAGAGAGATCACCGTGAGCGGGAGCGCAGGCAAAGGGAGCGTGAAAGAGAGCGGGAACGGGAGCGTGAAAAAGAGAGGTTGCGCAGAAAAGAAGAGTGGGAACGGGATCGCCTGAAACGAGATGAGAAAGAAGGGAGACCTAGAGAACGACCTTTAAGGGAGCCACGTgagaagaaagaagagaaggaCAAGTCTCTTAAACCACGTTCTCCTATCGGAATGCCTCCCCG aggGCCAATGGAGCCGCAGCCAAAGAAAGATTCCGTGCCTATGGTGAAGCGGCCAGATGAATGGAAAGACCCTTGGCGCAGGTCAAAGTCTCCAAGGCGAAGACCAGGCCTCATGGGGTCCCCACCTCGGGGCCGCAGGAGACATAGGCCCTCTGGCTCATCTGTATCACTCTCTAACTCATCGCG GTCATCATCGCGGTCTTCTTCATACACAGGTTCCGGTTCCTCTCACTCGAGGTCACGTTCACGGTCTTCATCTCTCAGCTCTTATTCAACCCACTCTTCCCAACATAGCTCTTTTACAGGCAGCCGTTCCAG CCACCCACTGAAGCCCGGTACACTGCCCCCTCCTCGCAGGGAGAAAGGCCCCTCTAAAAAGATACCCAGTCCGTCATTGCAAGGCAAACCTCTGAAACCTATAGTGGAAGGAGTAAAACCACCCAACCTCCGTGATGTGGGCAGACCAGCTGCGCCAAGGGAACCATCAAAACCACCCAATGTAAGGGAGGGCCGCAGCAAAGACAGACAGCCGGCTGATCCTCgcag ACGGACGTTAAGTGGCAGTGTGAGTGGCAGTGGCAGCAGTTACTCAGGCTCCAGCTCTCGCTCCAGATCTCGATCATCTTCCGCTTCTGTTTCTCGGTCTGGATCCCACAAGTCCAG GTCTCTGTCAGTGAGCAGCGTGTCATCAGTGTCATCTGCCTCCTCAAGCAGCAGCTCAGTGCGCAGTGCTGATTCTGAGGATATGTATGCTGACCTTGCCAGTCCTGTGTCCTCAGCTAGCTCCCGTCCACCCACTCCAAGTCACGTGCGCAAGGAAAGAGGACTCCCGCGAGACAGGGATGGCAATAAAGACAGAG TAGGAAAGCCCACGAAGAAAGAGGAGACCTTTAAAGATGAAAGGAAAAGGATCGATCAGTCTGGCATCCCGCCCAAAGCAGACCCAGGCATGCCCAGATCCGGCCCTGGAAACCGAGGGCACCCGACAAATGCACAACCCATGGGTCCTGCAGCAGGCTATGGTTCACATAAGGATATCAAACTTACCTTACTTAACAAG CAACAAGCAGACAGAAGCAATAGAAAGAGGTACTTCCCTGCAGACAAAGAGAGACCAACATCTCCCCTCGGCAAGAGAATGGCACTGTCTCCTGATAGAG GTCGAGACAGGAGGCCTGGACGTTCCCCACTCTCACCTAGAATGGAGCGGCCAAGAGGTCAAGGCCCCCGGCCCATGCCTCCACAGGGAGACAG GAAACGACCCCAGTCCCCACCACCCAAGTCTTCTGGAAAAAGCCTCACGTCGTCAGCTGGTAAAGCTCCAGCCCCTGCACCAGGCTCGGGCAAACCTAGCAGCACACTTTCACGCAGAGAGGAGTTGCTGAAGCAGCTGAAGGCTGTGGAGGATGCCATTGCCCGCAAAAGGGCTAAAATCCCTGGGAAATGA
- the il17c gene encoding interleukin-17C, translating into MWITLIAGVLLLSLTHAVTGEKHKGCFHEEELMTQAKKFLRRTSRYTEHVPARPRSTASCSDFTHWVFSPDLKNRSLSPWRSRVETDPNLIPSVYEVAECLCSGCIINGSENTDYNSVPVKQNVMFLKKVACPSNPLKYSLEVVYKLLPVACTCAVPRQ; encoded by the exons ATGTGG ATTACTTTGATAGCTGGAGTGTTGCTCCTGTCCCTGACGCATGCTGTAACAGGTGAGAAGcataaaggctgttttcatgAAGAGGAACTTATGACCCAGGCGAAGAAGTTCCTGCGGCGGACAAGTAGATACACCGAGCACGTACCTGCACGTCCTCGGTCCACCGCGTCCTGCTCCGACTTCACGCACTGGGTCTTCTCACCTGATCTCAAGAACCGATCACTGTCTCCCTGGAGATCAAG GGTTGAGACTGATCCTAACCTAATCCCTTCAGTGTATGAAGTGGCCGAGTGTCTGTGTTCCGGCTGCATCATTAACGGATCTGAAAACACTGACTACAACTCGGTCCCGGTGAAGCAGAACGTCATGTTCCTGAAGAAGGTCGCGTGTCCATCTAATCCGCTGAAATACTCTTTAGAAGTTGTGTATAAATTACTGCCCGTGGCCTGCACGTGCGCCGTGCCCAGACAATAA
- the zc3h18 gene encoding zinc finger CCCH domain-containing protein 18 isoform X2: MDTPESPTQSPQSPDEEEKGFSDSELLESLESPAEEGNAVSDSELLNDAEGDSDFDDDDEQGELGGAVQEDISDLEDDVVDRGASAHLQESAMLECRQRQSRSPEHEGEEEILETPRSPDPDSPEPELDRPFTPADGEQEDVRQEDEDDGGDWTTRSSLSRQELDEEDDEEEERRQRRLIVVSEMKQDSPSVSRDLDEHELDYDEEVPEEPSTAALEEEDTEKGPATEDGDEDEEEKKRKKERNLILPPDSQVKKSEEAKSYERGRRDSFRDKKKDEDDGEIDEGEIDDDDLEEGEVKDPTDRKTRPRPICRFFMKGNCTWGMICRFIHPGVNDKGNYSLISKPDPFSPNGAPPGGGGPHPLMPSNPWTGPPVEELPPPPLPAEPPVESAWERGLRHAKEVLKKATIRKEQEPDFEEKRFNVTIGEDEWEFDKENDFFRERGYRITREIRDPGEVDFRDPVYADPYGDPYYDYEMEAFWRGGQYENFRVQYTETPLPYHYTDRERDPRERHRERERERERDHRERERRQREREREREREREKERLRRKEEWERDRLKRDEKEGRPRERPLREPREKKEEKDKSLKPRSPIGMPPRGPMEPQPKKDSVPMVKRPDEWKDPWRRSKSPRRRPGLMGSPPRGRRRHRPSGSSVSLSNSSRSSSRSSSYTGSGSSHSRSRSRSSSLSSYSTHSSQHSSFTGSRSRSRSYSSSPSPTPSAQRNAGKNKAEQPPGVVKGHPLKPGTLPPPRREKGPSKKIPSPSLQGKPLKPIVEGVKPPNLRDVGRPAAPREPSKPPNVREGRSKDRQPADPRRRTLSGSVSGSGSSYSGSSSRSRSRSSSASVSRSGSHKSRSLSVSSVSSVSSASSSSSSVRSADSEDMYADLASPVSSASSRPPTPSHVRKERGLPRDRDGNKDRGKPTKKEETFKDERKRIDQSGIPPKADPGMPRSGPGNRGHPTNAQPMGPAAGYGSHKDIKLTLLNKQQADRSNRKRYFPADKERPTSPLGKRMALSPDRGRDRRPGRSPLSPRMERPRGQGPRPMPPQGDRKRPQSPPPKSSGKSLTSSAGKAPAPAPGSGKPSSTLSRREELLKQLKAVEDAIARKRAKIPGK, encoded by the exons ATGGACACCCCTGAGAGCCCCACTCAGTCTCCACAATCTCCTGATGAGGAAGAGAAAGGATTCTCTGACAGTGAACTTCTGGAGTCACTAGAGTCCCCAGCAGAGGAAGGCAATGCGGTTTCTGATAGCGAGTTACTGAACGATGCAGAAGGAGATTCAGATTTCGACGATGATGATGAGCAGGGTGAGTTGGGTGGTGCAGTTCAAGAGGACATTTCTGATTTAGAAGATGATGTAGTGGACAGAGGTGCAAGTGCCCACCTGCAGGAGAGTGCCATGCTGGAATGCAGGCAGCGCCAGAGCCGATCACCTGAACatgaaggagaggaggaaatCCTTGAGACTCCCAGATCACCAGACCCTGATTCCCCAGAGCCAGAGCTGGATCGGCCATTCACCCCTGCTGATGGAGAGCAGGAAGATGTCAGGCAGGAAGATGAGGATGATGGAGGAGACTGGACCACCAGGTCCAGCTTGAGTCGTCAAGAGCTGGACGAAGAGGATGACGAGGAGGAGGAAAGGAGACAAAGGAGGCTCATTGTAGTCAGCGAAATGAAGCAGGATTCGCCCTCCGTGTCCAGAGATTTGGACGAGCACGAGCTCGACTATGATGAGGAAGTGCCAGAGGAGCCTAGCACAGCTGCACTGGAGGAAGAAGACACAGAAAAGGGGCCTGCAACAGAGGATGGGgatgaagatgaggaggagaagaaaagaaaaaaggagaggaaCCTAATCTTGCCACCTGATTCTCAGGTGAAAAAATCAGAAGAGGCAAAAAGCTATGAGCGGGGTAGAAGGGATTCTTTCCGTgataaaaagaaagatgaaGATGATGGCGAGATTGACGAAGGAGAAATTGAC GATGATGACCTTGAGGAAGGTGAAGTTAAGGACCCAACAGACAGAAAAACACGTCCCAGACCTATCTGCAGATTCTTTATGAAGG GTAACTGCACCTGGGGAATGATCTGTAGATTTATTCACCCAGGAGTGAATGACAAAGGCAACTACTCCCTCATCTCTAAGCCAGATCCTTTCTCTCCAAATGGAGCTCCTCCTGGGGGCGGAGGCCCTCACCCACTCATGCCATCCAACCCCTGG ACTGGTCCCCCTGTAGAGGAGTTGCCTCCACCCCCTCTTCCTGCGGAGCCTCCAGTGGAGAGTGCCTGGGAAAGAGGTCTCCGACATGCCAAAGAG GTGTTAAAGAAAGCCACAATCCGTAAAGAGCAGGAGCCTGACTTTGAGGAAAAACGCTTCAATGTTACAATTGGTGAAGATGAATGGGAATTTGACAAAGAAAATGACTTCTTCAGGGAACGAGGCTATCGCATTACAAGGGAAATCAGAGATCCTGG TGAAGTGGATTTCAGAGACCCGGTTTATGC tgacCCATATGGGGATCCTTATTATGACTATGAAATGGAGGCCTTCTGGAGAGGTGGTCAATATGAGAACTTCAGAGTGCAGTACACAGAGACTCCTCTGCCTTACCACTACACG GATCGAGAAAGAGATCCTCGTGAGCGGCACAGAGAGAGGGAGCGTGAACGTGAGAGAGATCACCGTGAGCGGGAGCGCAGGCAAAGGGAGCGTGAAAGAGAGCGGGAACGGGAGCGTGAAAAAGAGAGGTTGCGCAGAAAAGAAGAGTGGGAACGGGATCGCCTGAAACGAGATGAGAAAGAAGGGAGACCTAGAGAACGACCTTTAAGGGAGCCACGTgagaagaaagaagagaaggaCAAGTCTCTTAAACCACGTTCTCCTATCGGAATGCCTCCCCG aggGCCAATGGAGCCGCAGCCAAAGAAAGATTCCGTGCCTATGGTGAAGCGGCCAGATGAATGGAAAGACCCTTGGCGCAGGTCAAAGTCTCCAAGGCGAAGACCAGGCCTCATGGGGTCCCCACCTCGGGGCCGCAGGAGACATAGGCCCTCTGGCTCATCTGTATCACTCTCTAACTCATCGCG GTCATCATCGCGGTCTTCTTCATACACAGGTTCCGGTTCCTCTCACTCGAGGTCACGTTCACGGTCTTCATCTCTCAGCTCTTATTCAACCCACTCTTCCCAACATAGCTCTTTTACAGGCAGCCGTTCCAG aTCGAGATCCTATTCATCATCTCCCTCTCCGACGCCTTCTGCTCAGAGAAACGCAGGCAAGAATAAAGCTGAGCAACCACCTGGAGTAGTGAAAGG CCACCCACTGAAGCCCGGTACACTGCCCCCTCCTCGCAGGGAGAAAGGCCCCTCTAAAAAGATACCCAGTCCGTCATTGCAAGGCAAACCTCTGAAACCTATAGTGGAAGGAGTAAAACCACCCAACCTCCGTGATGTGGGCAGACCAGCTGCGCCAAGGGAACCATCAAAACCACCCAATGTAAGGGAGGGCCGCAGCAAAGACAGACAGCCGGCTGATCCTCgcag ACGGACGTTAAGTGGCAGTGTGAGTGGCAGTGGCAGCAGTTACTCAGGCTCCAGCTCTCGCTCCAGATCTCGATCATCTTCCGCTTCTGTTTCTCGGTCTGGATCCCACAAGTCCAG GTCTCTGTCAGTGAGCAGCGTGTCATCAGTGTCATCTGCCTCCTCAAGCAGCAGCTCAGTGCGCAGTGCTGATTCTGAGGATATGTATGCTGACCTTGCCAGTCCTGTGTCCTCAGCTAGCTCCCGTCCACCCACTCCAAGTCACGTGCGCAAGGAAAGAGGACTCCCGCGAGACAGGGATGGCAATAAAGACAGAG GAAAGCCCACGAAGAAAGAGGAGACCTTTAAAGATGAAAGGAAAAGGATCGATCAGTCTGGCATCCCGCCCAAAGCAGACCCAGGCATGCCCAGATCCGGCCCTGGAAACCGAGGGCACCCGACAAATGCACAACCCATGGGTCCTGCAGCAGGCTATGGTTCACATAAGGATATCAAACTTACCTTACTTAACAAG CAACAAGCAGACAGAAGCAATAGAAAGAGGTACTTCCCTGCAGACAAAGAGAGACCAACATCTCCCCTCGGCAAGAGAATGGCACTGTCTCCTGATAGAG GTCGAGACAGGAGGCCTGGACGTTCCCCACTCTCACCTAGAATGGAGCGGCCAAGAGGTCAAGGCCCCCGGCCCATGCCTCCACAGGGAGACAG GAAACGACCCCAGTCCCCACCACCCAAGTCTTCTGGAAAAAGCCTCACGTCGTCAGCTGGTAAAGCTCCAGCCCCTGCACCAGGCTCGGGCAAACCTAGCAGCACACTTTCACGCAGAGAGGAGTTGCTGAAGCAGCTGAAGGCTGTGGAGGATGCCATTGCCCGCAAAAGGGCTAAAATCCCTGGGAAATGA